A region of Legionella donaldsonii DNA encodes the following proteins:
- a CDS encoding DUF1415 domain-containing protein: protein MSESSELIIRQTQNWIHSFIIKFNICPFAKREINKGSVRFQVSFAAKEEAALTELISEIEVLDQQRELETTLMIFPGLFKDFFHYLDFVDLAEQLLVESGYEGIYQIASFHPDYCFADVDFNDVSNYTNRSPYPMLHLLREESVEKAIDYYGDTSTIPEKNIATMQQFSLERIQKLLLDCMNTK from the coding sequence ATGTCCGAATCGAGCGAATTAATTATCCGTCAAACTCAGAATTGGATTCATTCATTTATTATCAAATTCAATATCTGTCCTTTTGCTAAAAGGGAGATAAATAAAGGCTCGGTGAGATTTCAGGTCAGTTTTGCTGCAAAAGAAGAAGCCGCCCTCACTGAGTTGATATCAGAAATTGAGGTTTTAGATCAACAACGAGAACTAGAAACTACCTTGATGATTTTTCCCGGATTGTTTAAAGATTTTTTTCATTATCTGGATTTTGTTGATCTGGCTGAGCAACTCCTGGTGGAGAGTGGTTACGAGGGCATTTATCAAATAGCCTCTTTTCATCCCGATTATTGTTTTGCTGATGTTGATTTCAATGATGTTTCAAACTATACCAACCGCTCACCTTACCCTATGCTCCACTTGCTGCGTGAAGAAAGCGTTGAAAAAGCGATTGATTATTATGGCGATACGTCAACAATCCCCGAAAAAAATATTGCAACCATGCAACAATTCAGTTTAGAAAGGATACAAAAATTACTGTTAGATTGTATGAACACTAAATAA